Part of the Novipirellula artificiosorum genome, TGCAATCGACGCCATCACGATCAACAGCGGGGAAAGCATCGTCAGGGCGGAGGTGTTGAAGCGTTGGTTGTGGGGGGTGCGCATCTTGGGAATCCTAATGGAATCGGTGTGAAATGTGGTAACAACAACCACTCAGTGAATGATCAACTGTCTGGCGAAGCCTTGGTTTCGCAATAGCTCCCAAAAAAGAGATTATTTCCTCGTCATGCGTTCAACACACGGACGTGCCTCGCTTGCGGGCGTTCGAAAACCGACTGGCGCTCATGCCGGTTCCCGTTAAGAAATCGGCTTCTTTCGCGTCGTTCGCTATTCGCTACCATAGAAGGCACTATCTGCAACGTTCCTTCTAACTCGTTTCGCGAAGCCGTTTGAATGAATCGATTCATACTTGCCTTGCTATTGGGTCTGTTTCACTTCACCCTCACCGTGGTGCCTGGGTTTTCGCAGACAAACGCTGAGCAGGATGCGGAGTCGGATCCAGTGCTTCGGGTGTGGGTCGAACAACTGGGCAGCGAGCAGTTTCATCAAAGAAAGTCGGCAACGGCCAAATTGATCAAGGCTGGCCCAAAGGCGGTTCCGGCTTTGGTCGAAGCGATGGCGTCGGCGGATTTAGAAACGATCGATCGTGCGGTGCATTGTCTGAGCGAAATCGCGATGAAGCAGTCACCTGATAACGAAGAAGGGGCCTGGGGCGAACTGCTGCGGTTGAGCCGCTCAGCAGGCAGTCGTGCGACTTTGTCACAAGCTGCGATCGACGAAATTCGTGATGCCCGTGAATCACAAGCCGTGATCATGTTGGCGAGGTCAGGTGTGACCGTGGGGTTGGATCTGTTCATGGTACGTGCTGTCAGCACTCCGCAAATGGTCGTGCAGATTGACGAGAATTGGTCAGGCGAATTGGAACCGCTTCGGTGGTTGCGTTGGATTCAAGAGATCGAGTTCGCACGGGTCAAAGGGGATGCGA contains:
- a CDS encoding PDZ domain-containing protein: MNRFILALLLGLFHFTLTVVPGFSQTNAEQDAESDPVLRVWVEQLGSEQFHQRKSATAKLIKAGPKAVPALVEAMASADLETIDRAVHCLSEIAMKQSPDNEEGAWGELLRLSRSAGSRATLSQAAIDEIRDARESQAVIMLARSGVTVGLDLFMVRAVSTPQMVVQIDENWSGELEPLRWLRWIQEIEFARVKGDAIRKEVIERLIEMPKLNTIAIVEGKVDANVIELLQRMQRVNSLEFRYVPLTPEMGDEIVKIPIRVSLNLMGTGIPVAKVEQMRTQLPGLHIDHRQGGFLGVQCYSGFNICRINEVLEGKPAEKAGLLPGDEILGIDDAAVTKFEDLQDAINQKVPGDEVEVLFRRGGVEQTVTLKLGKYGDE